From a single Aestuariibius sp. HNIBRBA575 genomic region:
- a CDS encoding sugar ABC transporter substrate-binding protein gives MALKSATKLGIALSATMGATMGSTAFAADDALDIVFINDGHVAPYHVAWLSGFEDAIAAYDEAFPDIEITGRWLSAEGSLEKMIQQTEVTINEGPDVMFVNAINVDAFEPLVAQAQAAGITWIAVHSPMDSADYSFTLGDVTNGRNQGLAMCALSGGEPYKVAIMLGQAGNPSGEARHAGILEGISACDNVEVVAEQPADWDTVKAQTLAENWLTQFPDLDAISGVTDGYMYPSIAIAANSGNTDIQFYGYDGDVPIMQQMENGNVMADILLSGTREGWNFVQMAYRIHQGEELDQLYDFFTPLVLTEANHAKALENGFPEDVTVYHVDQALDVAAHGYLEFGPDSVQ, from the coding sequence ATGGCATTAAAATCAGCAACGAAATTGGGGATCGCACTGAGCGCCACAATGGGCGCCACAATGGGCAGCACCGCTTTTGCAGCGGATGATGCGCTGGATATTGTGTTTATCAATGACGGTCACGTCGCCCCCTATCACGTCGCATGGCTGTCTGGCTTTGAGGATGCGATTGCGGCCTATGACGAAGCGTTCCCAGATATTGAAATCACCGGACGTTGGTTATCTGCCGAAGGCAGCTTGGAAAAAATGATCCAACAAACCGAAGTCACGATCAACGAAGGTCCTGACGTGATGTTTGTCAACGCCATCAACGTGGATGCGTTTGAACCTCTTGTTGCCCAAGCGCAGGCTGCGGGCATCACATGGATCGCGGTGCATTCACCGATGGATAGCGCCGATTACAGCTTTACGTTGGGGGATGTCACCAATGGCCGCAACCAAGGTTTGGCGATGTGCGCATTGTCAGGCGGCGAACCCTACAAGGTTGCGATCATGCTGGGGCAGGCCGGTAACCCATCCGGCGAAGCGCGTCATGCAGGTATCCTGGAAGGGATCTCTGCCTGTGACAATGTCGAAGTTGTCGCCGAACAACCCGCGGATTGGGACACAGTAAAGGCGCAGACATTGGCGGAAAACTGGCTGACTCAGTTCCCGGATCTGGATGCGATTTCAGGTGTTACCGACGGTTATATGTATCCGTCGATCGCCATTGCGGCCAATTCTGGCAACACCGACATTCAGTTCTATGGTTATGACGGTGACGTGCCGATCATGCAGCAAATGGAAAACGGCAATGTGATGGCTGACATTCTGTTGTCGGGCACCCGCGAAGGCTGGAACTTTGTGCAGATGGCCTATCGCATCCACCAAGGCGAAGAGCTGGACCAGCTATATGACTTCTTTACGCCGCTGGTTCTGACCGAAGCAAACCATGCCAAAGCACTTGAGAATGGTTTCCCAGAAGATGTCACAGTTTACCACGTTGATCAGGCCCTTGATGTAGCTGCACATGGCTACCTCGAATTTGGTCCTGACTCTGTTCAGTAA
- a CDS encoding ABC transporter permease, translating to MNVGKILRERNIIVVTLVCCLIFFLISPRFLSLDNMSAISRQVVPIGLIALGQFFVIVSGNIDLSMGMASVFFAVLLGVFFGLTGGVGIGILAVIAASLTMGGLIGVLVAKLKLPAFIVTLSALFMAQGLSGLVIPRGQQIFLMGGFFQFAGSHKVLGIYLSFLFLLGLCAAAYVVYNHTRIGAAIIAIGNSEENAKLAGINVDRVKIGIFMFSGLCSGFAGIMLSTRMGFVQPGLDGNGLLLDAIAAIIIGGTLIQGGRGTIGGALWGIAFIGIVNNALNLLNVEDVWHQVFKGVVILTALGVNWLLWQSRQSEAH from the coding sequence TTGAACGTTGGGAAAATACTGCGCGAACGCAATATTATTGTTGTGACATTGGTGTGCTGTTTGATCTTCTTTCTGATCAGCCCGCGGTTTCTGAGCCTCGACAACATGTCGGCGATTTCGCGTCAGGTCGTGCCAATTGGTTTGATCGCACTGGGACAGTTTTTTGTCATCGTGTCGGGAAACATCGATCTGTCGATGGGCATGGCATCGGTGTTTTTTGCTGTCTTGCTGGGGGTGTTTTTTGGCCTGACCGGCGGCGTGGGCATTGGCATTCTCGCTGTGATCGCAGCGTCGTTGACCATGGGAGGCTTAATCGGGGTTCTGGTGGCCAAACTGAAACTGCCCGCATTCATCGTCACTTTGTCGGCGTTGTTCATGGCGCAGGGATTGTCCGGGCTGGTCATCCCGCGCGGCCAGCAGATTTTCCTGATGGGGGGCTTTTTCCAATTCGCAGGCTCTCACAAGGTGCTGGGGATTTACCTGTCTTTTCTATTTTTGCTCGGCCTGTGTGCTGCGGCCTATGTGGTTTACAATCACACCCGCATTGGTGCGGCGATCATTGCGATCGGCAATAGCGAAGAAAACGCCAAGCTGGCGGGCATCAACGTTGATCGCGTTAAGATCGGGATTTTCATGTTTTCGGGTCTGTGCAGCGGGTTTGCCGGCATCATGTTGTCGACTCGTATGGGATTTGTGCAGCCGGGGCTGGATGGCAACGGGCTGCTGCTGGATGCGATTGCAGCCATCATTATCGGCGGAACTCTGATCCAGGGCGGGCGCGGCACCATTGGCGGGGCTCTGTGGGGCATCGCCTTTATCGGGATCGTGAACAACGCGCTGAACCTGCTCAACGTCGAAGACGTCTGGCATCAGGTTTTCAAGGGGGTCGTCATTCTGACGGCGCTGGGGGTGAATTGGTTGCTTTGGCAATCACGACAATCAGAGGCGCATTAG